The proteins below come from a single Mesobacillus jeotgali genomic window:
- a CDS encoding aminopeptidase has translation MSDFKTNLEKYADLAVKVGVNIQKDQTLVINTMLDSAEFVRVVVKKAYEAGAKNVVVNWNDDNVNRTKYDLAPDEAFNEYPEWRAREVEELAENGAAFMSIVSSSPDLLKGVKSERIANFQKAAGTALSKYRKYIQSDKVSWTVIAVPSEGWAKMVFPEDTAETAVQKLWDAIFKAVRVNTEDPVAAWKDHDASLHEKVDYLNSKRYNKLHYKAPGTDLTVELPEKHIWVGAGSVNEQGYEFMANMPTEEVFSVPLKTGVNGYVSSTKPLSYGGNIIDNFKLTFENGKIVGVEAEEGEEILKQLVATDEGSHYLGEVALVPFNSPISQSNVLFFNTLFDENASNHFAIGSAYAFCVEGGKTMSSEELAKNGLNESITHVDFMIGSDKMDIDGITADGNAEPVFRNGDWAL, from the coding sequence ATGAGTGATTTCAAAACGAATTTAGAGAAATATGCAGACCTTGCTGTCAAGGTTGGCGTTAACATCCAGAAGGACCAGACGCTTGTCATCAATACAATGCTTGATTCCGCTGAGTTTGTGCGTGTTGTTGTGAAAAAGGCATACGAAGCTGGCGCGAAAAACGTCGTTGTGAACTGGAATGATGACAATGTTAACAGAACAAAATATGACCTTGCACCTGATGAGGCTTTCAACGAGTATCCTGAATGGCGTGCGCGCGAAGTGGAAGAGCTTGCGGAAAATGGTGCAGCATTCATGTCAATCGTTTCTTCAAGTCCTGACCTGTTAAAAGGTGTAAAGTCTGAGCGTATTGCAAACTTCCAGAAAGCTGCTGGAACGGCTCTTTCTAAATATCGCAAATACATACAATCCGATAAAGTTAGCTGGACTGTAATTGCCGTTCCTTCTGAAGGATGGGCGAAAATGGTGTTCCCTGAGGACACAGCTGAAACAGCTGTTCAGAAGCTTTGGGATGCAATCTTCAAGGCAGTCCGCGTCAATACTGAAGATCCGGTCGCAGCATGGAAAGATCATGACGCTTCCCTTCATGAAAAAGTCGATTACCTGAACAGCAAGCGTTACAATAAGCTTCACTATAAAGCACCAGGCACAGACCTGACAGTCGAGCTTCCAGAAAAGCATATCTGGGTTGGAGCCGGCAGCGTGAACGAGCAAGGCTACGAGTTCATGGCAAATATGCCGACTGAAGAGGTTTTCTCTGTACCGTTGAAAACTGGTGTAAACGGTTATGTATCAAGCACAAAGCCGCTCAGCTACGGCGGTAACATCATCGACAACTTCAAGCTAACTTTTGAAAATGGAAAAATCGTCGGCGTGGAAGCTGAAGAAGGCGAAGAAATCCTGAAGCAGCTTGTGGCGACTGATGAAGGCTCACACTATCTTGGCGAAGTTGCCCTTGTACCATTCAACTCACCGATTTCACAATCAAATGTATTATTCTTCAACACATTATTTGATGAAAACGCGTCAAACCACTTCGCAATCGGAAGTGCTTACGCATTCTGCGTGGAAGGCGGCAAGACGATGTCTTCAGAAGAACTGGCTAAAAACGGCCTGAACGAAAGCATCACGCACGTCGACTTCATGATCGGCTCCGATAAAATGGACATCGACGGCATTACTGCTGATGGAAATGCTGAGCCAGTGTTCCGCAATGGAGACTGGGCATTGTAA
- a CDS encoding solute:sodium symporter family transporter has translation MIFGGIGFTLISAAFFMGLVAWYSYVKTKGEVSDSAGYFLAGRGLTGGFIAGSLLLTNLSAEQLVGLNGQAYRTNLSNMAWEVTAAFAIIIMAIYLLPKYLHGNFTTLPEFLSKRYDEGVRQYTVLLFMLGYILVTAPSMLYSGALAVLQLFNFPELFGISYEASVWIVIWIIGIIGAIYAIFGGLKAVAISDTLNGIGLIIIGLLVPILGLIALGDGNFGDGMKQIATTNPEKMNSIGTKQDSVPFGTIFTGMIFANLFYWASNQYVIQRTLGAKNLAEGQKGVLISGFYKLLVPLTMMIPGVIAFHMYGDGLKSVDLAYPALISDVLPTWMSGFFLAVLLGAVLSSFNSLLNSAATMFALDIYKARFNPEADDRKLISISKIAGTLLAVVSLCIAPLLMNAPEGLWDLIRRFTGFFNIPIIVILLVGIFTKRVPALAAKVVIIFHVITYYMLVWGTQHLFDFAIPIHFIHIYAILFVVEVAIMIAIGLWKPTAKPYTFRSEAAVDMVPWKYSLPVSVVLLALVAILYIVFSPIGLAYDGGYVSSAFWPIIAGILGITALLSYLAIKKWNKAYAGYLLTENPVKAHKEKNLDRPKLKPTITEY, from the coding sequence ATGATTTTTGGGGGTATTGGATTTACTCTGATTTCTGCCGCTTTTTTCATGGGGCTGGTCGCATGGTATTCGTATGTAAAGACAAAAGGAGAAGTCAGCGATTCAGCTGGATATTTTCTAGCCGGACGCGGGTTGACCGGCGGCTTTATTGCAGGCTCTCTCCTGCTCACCAACCTTTCCGCAGAACAGTTGGTAGGACTGAATGGACAAGCCTACCGTACCAATCTTTCCAACATGGCTTGGGAAGTGACAGCTGCTTTTGCCATCATCATCATGGCCATCTATTTGCTGCCAAAGTATCTTCACGGCAATTTCACAACACTGCCTGAGTTTCTGAGCAAGCGATATGATGAAGGTGTCAGACAGTATACCGTTCTTCTATTCATGCTTGGATACATTCTTGTTACCGCTCCTTCGATGCTCTATTCAGGTGCACTTGCCGTATTGCAGCTTTTCAACTTTCCAGAGCTGTTCGGCATCTCGTATGAAGCCTCTGTCTGGATTGTCATCTGGATCATCGGGATCATCGGGGCCATCTATGCGATTTTTGGCGGACTGAAGGCTGTTGCGATTTCGGATACATTGAATGGGATTGGCTTGATCATCATTGGCCTTCTTGTCCCAATACTAGGCCTGATTGCACTTGGCGATGGAAACTTCGGGGATGGGATGAAGCAAATCGCTACTACGAACCCAGAAAAAATGAACTCGATTGGAACAAAGCAAGATTCCGTTCCATTCGGCACCATTTTTACCGGAATGATTTTTGCTAACTTATTCTACTGGGCTTCAAACCAATATGTCATCCAGCGTACACTTGGGGCGAAAAACCTGGCAGAAGGCCAAAAAGGCGTTTTGATTTCCGGATTCTACAAACTGCTAGTGCCGCTGACGATGATGATTCCCGGCGTCATTGCCTTCCATATGTACGGAGATGGGCTGAAGTCAGTTGACCTGGCTTATCCCGCGTTGATTTCCGATGTATTGCCAACCTGGATGTCCGGCTTCTTCCTGGCTGTCCTGCTTGGCGCAGTATTAAGTTCATTCAACTCATTATTAAACAGTGCAGCAACGATGTTTGCGCTTGATATTTATAAAGCACGTTTCAACCCTGAAGCAGATGACCGTAAATTAATCTCGATAAGTAAAATTGCTGGGACACTGTTGGCTGTCGTATCTTTATGTATCGCCCCGCTGCTGATGAACGCACCAGAAGGATTATGGGATTTGATCAGAAGGTTCACAGGCTTTTTCAATATTCCAATCATCGTCATCCTGCTCGTCGGGATTTTCACAAAACGAGTACCCGCGCTTGCAGCCAAAGTCGTGATCATCTTCCACGTGATCACTTACTATATGCTCGTTTGGGGTACGCAGCATCTGTTCGATTTTGCTATACCAATTCATTTTATCCACATTTACGCAATCTTGTTTGTCGTTGAAGTGGCAATCATGATCGCTATCGGATTGTGGAAACCAACAGCAAAGCCATATACGTTCCGCTCCGAGGCAGCAGTCGACATGGTACCATGGAAATACTCCTTGCCTGTATCTGTTGTCCTGCTAGCGCTTGTAGCGATCTTGTATATCGTCTTCTCGCCAATTGGATTAGCCTACGATGGGGGTTATGTTTCTTCAGCATTTTGGCCAATCATCGCAGGTATACTTGGGATAACAGCCTTACTATCTTATCTGGCAATCAAAAAGTGGAACAAAGCTTATGCTGGTTATCTCTTGACAGAAAATCCTGTTAAAGCACACAAGGAAAAAAACTTGGATAGACCCAAACTTAAACCAACCATAACAGAATATTGA
- a CDS encoding MDR family MFS transporter, whose amino-acid sequence MRIRDWDRNLKIRLFGEALMNITFWMFFPFLTIYFAESFGKGNAGFLLVLSQVFSVFANLMGGYTADRFGRKRMMVISAFGQGIAFLVFAYAVSPWFTSPLLGFICFTLVGMFGSIYWPASQAMVADVVPEKDRSSVFAIFYTQINIAVVVGPILGAIFYVKYRFELMIVVAIISILLALVLAKWTRETVPASARQARAENGKWYDFLKDQIADYKVIVQDKIFLMFIIAGILAAQTFMQLDLLFPVYTKDTVHNQTVLELGSKVFTVNGEQAFGLILSENGLLVALFTVVVTRWVTRFRERNVFVLSSLIYAVAILMFGATNWIWGLIAAMAVFTLAELMTAGLQQTFISNLAPEQMRGQYFAAASLRYTIGRTIAPISIPLTVWIGYGWTFTILSILAVLSAVLFWVMFRMYENRKAAGV is encoded by the coding sequence ATGAGGATTAGGGATTGGGATCGAAACTTGAAGATTCGCCTGTTTGGCGAAGCTTTAATGAATATAACATTTTGGATGTTTTTCCCGTTTTTGACGATTTATTTTGCTGAAAGTTTCGGGAAGGGCAACGCTGGATTCCTGCTCGTCTTATCCCAGGTCTTTTCGGTATTCGCCAATTTGATGGGCGGATATACCGCCGACCGGTTCGGGCGCAAGCGGATGATGGTGATATCCGCTTTTGGCCAAGGAATTGCCTTCCTTGTTTTTGCCTATGCCGTTTCACCATGGTTCACCTCACCGCTGCTCGGATTCATCTGCTTTACACTCGTCGGGATGTTCGGTTCCATTTACTGGCCGGCCAGCCAGGCGATGGTTGCGGACGTGGTCCCGGAAAAAGACCGCAGCAGTGTATTCGCGATTTTTTATACGCAGATCAATATCGCTGTCGTTGTCGGCCCGATTCTCGGAGCCATTTTTTATGTCAAATATCGGTTTGAATTGATGATCGTAGTAGCGATTATCTCCATCCTGCTTGCGCTTGTCCTCGCAAAATGGACGCGCGAAACGGTCCCTGCTTCAGCCAGGCAGGCACGGGCGGAAAATGGGAAATGGTATGATTTCCTTAAGGATCAAATTGCCGATTATAAGGTCATTGTCCAGGATAAAATTTTTCTCATGTTCATCATAGCAGGGATTTTAGCAGCTCAAACATTCATGCAGCTTGATTTGTTATTCCCTGTTTATACAAAGGATACGGTGCATAATCAAACCGTGCTCGAACTCGGCAGCAAGGTTTTCACCGTGAATGGCGAGCAGGCTTTTGGGTTGATTCTATCTGAAAATGGCTTGCTGGTTGCCCTCTTTACTGTCGTTGTAACCAGATGGGTGACCCGTTTCCGCGAACGAAACGTGTTTGTATTGTCCTCGCTCATTTATGCTGTGGCGATTTTGATGTTTGGTGCGACCAATTGGATTTGGGGCTTAATTGCAGCAATGGCTGTGTTCACATTGGCTGAGCTGATGACAGCCGGACTGCAGCAAACCTTCATTTCCAACTTGGCACCAGAACAAATGCGCGGCCAGTATTTTGCGGCCGCTTCATTGCGTTATACGATAGGCAGGACGATTGCACCAATCAGCATTCCGCTCACTGTCTGGATTGGCTACGGCTGGACGTTCACCATCCTCAGCATTCTCGCCGTTTTGAGCGCGGTGCTGTTCTGGGTGATGTTCCGAATGTATGAAAATAGGAAGGCAGCCGGGGTTTAA
- a CDS encoding DUF1992 domain-containing protein, whose protein sequence is MDFSMVVSEDRIKRAYKDGEFENLPGYGKPLNLEDMSAVPEDLRMAYKMLKNAGFSPEEQRLRQEVMSIEDLIRTCENPEEKDRLNQELSQKLLRYNKIMSSRGAKTNSSLFKNYERKIEKKLL, encoded by the coding sequence ATGGATTTTTCCATGGTGGTGTCGGAGGATCGAATCAAGCGTGCATATAAGGACGGAGAGTTTGAAAACTTGCCTGGCTACGGGAAGCCTTTGAATTTGGAAGATATGTCAGCCGTGCCAGAGGACCTGAGAATGGCCTACAAGATGCTGAAAAATGCCGGTTTTTCTCCAGAAGAACAGAGGCTCAGGCAAGAAGTGATGTCCATCGAGGACCTGATCCGCACATGTGAAAATCCAGAAGAAAAAGACCGGCTGAACCAGGAGCTTAGTCAGAAGCTTCTAAGGTACAATAAAATCATGTCCAGCAGGGGAGCTAAAACAAACTCCTCTCTATTTAAAAATTACGAGCGAAAGATTGAAAAGAAGCTGTTATAA
- a CDS encoding YbjQ family protein, translating into MIVTTTSTLQGKEVENYLGIVSGEAIMGANVVRDFLASVTDVIGGRSSAYENKLAEGREIAIREMEDKARRLGANAVIGVDLDFETLREGMMMCIATGTAVKIKE; encoded by the coding sequence ATGATCGTAACAACAACTTCAACATTGCAAGGCAAAGAAGTCGAGAACTATCTGGGTATTGTTTCCGGGGAAGCTATCATGGGCGCCAATGTGGTGCGCGACTTTCTGGCAAGTGTCACCGATGTGATTGGCGGCAGAAGTTCGGCATATGAGAACAAACTCGCCGAAGGCCGGGAAATTGCCATTCGCGAGATGGAGGATAAAGCCCGCCGTTTGGGTGCGAATGCCGTAATAGGTGTCGACCTTGATTTTGAAACATTAAGAGAAGGCATGATGATGTGCATCGCTACGGGTACCGCAGTAAAAATTAAAGAGTAA
- a CDS encoding cytochrome ubiquinol oxidase subunit I, with protein sequence MDEVLILSRIQFAVTVFYHFLFVPLTIGLVILVAIMETKYARTLDQNYKRMADYWGKLFAINFVLGVITGITMEFQFGTNWSEYSKYMGDIFGSPLAIEALVAFFLESTFMGIWLFGKDKFSPKLRAFSIWMVALGTNISALWIITANGFMQNPVGYVLKNGRVELNSFSELVTNPYAWYMFVHTVVSAYIVGAFFMMAISAYHLLRKNETAFYKKSFKYGLAMALFSATLTPFIGHQSGVFAAKMQPAKGAAMEAVWETQKDMPFHLIQIPDQENERNAFEAISIPKLGSFFYTNSFGGEVTGLKDIPKDERPNVELVFYAFRVMVALGVFFLVVSWYGLYLYRKNKLENSPKYLKLVLYSVLLPYLAINAGWMVAEAGRQPWVVYGLMKTSEGVSPIAMSQVVFSLAALVIFYTVLLIADVYLIIKYAKKGPESEVKYGLKGGVKHVS encoded by the coding sequence ATGGATGAGGTCCTGATATTAAGCCGGATCCAGTTTGCTGTAACTGTGTTTTATCACTTTTTATTTGTCCCATTAACAATTGGTTTAGTTATTCTCGTTGCCATCATGGAGACAAAGTATGCGCGCACCCTGGACCAGAACTATAAGCGAATGGCCGATTATTGGGGAAAACTGTTCGCTATCAACTTTGTGCTTGGTGTGATTACCGGCATCACGATGGAATTCCAGTTTGGCACGAACTGGTCTGAGTACTCAAAATATATGGGGGATATTTTCGGATCACCACTTGCCATTGAAGCTTTGGTCGCATTTTTTCTTGAATCAACCTTCATGGGGATTTGGCTTTTCGGCAAGGATAAGTTTTCACCGAAGCTGCGGGCTTTTTCAATCTGGATGGTCGCTCTTGGCACGAATATTTCTGCGCTCTGGATCATTACCGCCAATGGTTTCATGCAAAATCCGGTCGGCTATGTCCTGAAGAACGGACGTGTCGAGTTGAACAGCTTCTCGGAGCTCGTCACCAATCCGTATGCCTGGTATATGTTTGTACATACAGTTGTGAGTGCCTATATTGTCGGGGCGTTCTTCATGATGGCCATCAGTGCCTACCACCTGCTCAGGAAAAACGAAACGGCATTTTATAAAAAGTCATTCAAATACGGTCTGGCAATGGCGTTGTTTTCTGCCACTCTGACGCCATTTATCGGCCACCAGTCGGGGGTGTTCGCGGCTAAAATGCAACCGGCAAAAGGAGCGGCTATGGAGGCAGTCTGGGAGACGCAAAAGGACATGCCATTCCATCTCATCCAGATTCCCGATCAGGAAAACGAGCGTAATGCATTTGAGGCAATCAGCATACCGAAATTGGGCAGCTTCTTCTACACCAACTCCTTTGGTGGGGAAGTCACTGGTTTGAAAGACATTCCCAAGGATGAACGACCGAACGTGGAACTGGTCTTTTACGCGTTCAGGGTCATGGTCGCTCTCGGAGTCTTTTTCCTTGTTGTTTCCTGGTACGGCTTGTACCTTTATCGGAAAAACAAACTGGAGAACTCACCAAAATACTTGAAGCTGGTCCTATATTCTGTACTGCTTCCATACCTGGCGATCAATGCCGGCTGGATGGTAGCAGAGGCGGGACGACAGCCATGGGTTGTGTACGGATTGATGAAAACATCGGAGGGTGTGTCGCCAATCGCAATGTCTCAGGTGGTATTCTCTTTGGCGGCTCTCGTCATTTTCTATACGGTTCTTCTGATAGCAGATGTTTATTTGATCATTAAATACGCGAAAAAAGGTCCGGAATCAGAAGTTAAATATGGCCTTAAAGGAGGCGTGAAGCATGTCTCATGA
- a CDS encoding peroxiredoxin has translation MDEKLYAQELVECPTVFCANRDDQAPLFTADALINGDIKKINLEDYRGKWVILFFYPSDFTFVUPTELAAVAAVYPYIQALGAELLAISTDSVYSHKVFKETSPSLKNVTYPMVSDRTQVISRAYRVLDATTGACFRTSVFIDPEGIIRAKLTYPGNVGRNLPEHVRMLQAFAYAKQTGKGVPANWVPGQQGVSTDPSNIGNI, from the coding sequence ATGGACGAAAAATTGTACGCTCAAGAGTTGGTTGAGTGCCCGACTGTTTTTTGCGCAAACCGGGATGACCAGGCTCCGCTTTTTACAGCAGATGCGTTGATAAATGGTGATATAAAAAAGATTAACCTTGAGGATTATCGCGGGAAGTGGGTTATTTTATTTTTCTACCCAAGCGATTTCACCTTTGTCTGACCGACAGAACTGGCGGCGGTCGCCGCTGTTTATCCTTATATTCAAGCTCTTGGTGCTGAATTGCTGGCCATCAGCACAGACAGTGTATATTCGCACAAGGTGTTTAAGGAAACTTCTCCATCATTGAAGAATGTTACGTATCCTATGGTAAGCGACAGGACACAGGTCATCAGCCGTGCTTACCGTGTTCTGGATGCAACGACCGGGGCCTGCTTCAGGACATCGGTTTTCATTGATCCAGAGGGCATTATCAGGGCAAAGCTCACATATCCAGGAAATGTCGGCCGAAACCTTCCTGAGCACGTAAGGATGCTGCAGGCTTTCGCGTATGCCAAACAAACAGGGAAGGGTGTACCGGCGAACTGGGTGCCCGGCCAGCAAGGAGTCAGTACAGACCCATCAAATATAGGGAATATTTAA
- a CDS encoding GNAT family N-acetyltransferase: MLDLQRKSYKIEAELIGTDEIPPLKETFEQLQECGETFIGCYIEGRLAGAVSFKKEGEVIDIHRMMVHPDFFRRGIARKLIAKLEQIGCSEMIVSTGAANTPALNLYQKLGFERKHDSVVGNGLVIANFKKERI; the protein is encoded by the coding sequence GTGCTGGATCTGCAGAGAAAATCATACAAAATAGAAGCAGAGCTTATCGGTACAGATGAAATCCCTCCATTAAAAGAAACATTCGAGCAGCTTCAGGAGTGTGGCGAAACCTTTATTGGTTGTTATATAGAAGGCAGGCTCGCTGGGGCGGTCTCTTTTAAAAAAGAAGGAGAAGTAATCGATATCCATCGCATGATGGTTCACCCTGATTTTTTCCGCAGGGGAATTGCGCGAAAGCTAATTGCTAAATTAGAACAGATTGGCTGCTCTGAAATGATTGTTTCAACCGGGGCAGCGAACACACCAGCACTGAATCTATATCAAAAGCTGGGTTTTGAGCGCAAGCATGATTCAGTAGTGGGTAACGGACTGGTGATTGCCAATTTTAAAAAAGAGCGAATATGA
- a CDS encoding DNA topoisomerase III has translation MKSLVLAEKPSVARELARVLGCNKTHKSYFEGNQYIVTWALGHLIELKMPENYDPKYKVWKLEELPIIPDKMGLKVIKQTSHQFKAIEHLAERKDVGEFIIATDAGREGELVARWILQRINWKKPIKRLWISSQTDRAIKDGFKNLKPGKQFEDLYESAVCRAEADWLIGLNVSRALTTKFKDPLSAGRVQTPTLAMVLEREDEINKFVPKEYWTIQAKVSSLNAEWEHKGEKRIFSKEKAEQIQKKLSNKKAILKSLDRKQKSEPQPLPYDLTELQRDANKRFGFSAKKTSNVLQGLYEQHKLVTYPRTDSRYLTTDMEATMADRLQGIMSGYRDEAKPALAQKGKVQARRVFNNEKVTDHHAIIPTEERLHLADLSPDERKLYDLIVRRFLALFYPAYQYEVIHANFDVEGESLSARETNILELGFKKVLGKDDDDAGTQSLGHLEKGKSYSVGQITMNKKMTEPPLRLSESDILAKMEKFGLGTPATRAEIIERIISSEVVERQNGRLYPTKKGKQLIDLVNDELTSPELTAKWEKELEEIARGKGDPKAFKKRIREQTARLVSEIKTSDKTYRAHNLTGSKCPECGEFMKERKTKEGRILVCSSPECSFRKHKDPKLSHRRCPQCHKRMEIHNGKAGAYFQCRRCNVVEKAEDKKKKGVSKREERKLKEKYSPSQENFGTSLGDLLKAAMEDKD, from the coding sequence ATGAAATCATTAGTACTTGCAGAAAAACCAAGTGTTGCCCGCGAACTTGCGCGTGTACTTGGCTGCAATAAAACTCATAAAAGTTATTTTGAAGGAAATCAATATATCGTCACCTGGGCGCTCGGCCACTTGATTGAATTGAAGATGCCAGAGAATTATGACCCAAAATATAAAGTATGGAAGCTTGAGGAGCTGCCGATCATCCCTGATAAAATGGGGTTGAAGGTCATCAAGCAGACGAGTCACCAGTTCAAGGCAATCGAGCATCTCGCTGAGCGCAAGGATGTCGGTGAATTCATCATTGCGACCGACGCCGGACGTGAGGGCGAGCTGGTCGCTAGATGGATTCTCCAGCGCATCAACTGGAAAAAACCAATCAAGCGACTGTGGATTTCCTCCCAGACGGACCGTGCCATCAAGGACGGTTTTAAAAACCTTAAGCCTGGCAAGCAGTTTGAGGATCTGTATGAATCTGCTGTCTGCCGAGCCGAGGCTGACTGGCTGATCGGTTTAAATGTTTCGAGGGCGTTGACAACGAAATTCAAGGATCCTTTATCTGCCGGCCGTGTCCAGACACCAACACTCGCGATGGTCCTGGAACGCGAGGATGAAATAAATAAGTTCGTGCCGAAGGAATACTGGACCATCCAGGCGAAGGTGAGCTCTTTGAATGCTGAATGGGAGCATAAAGGAGAAAAACGAATTTTTTCAAAAGAAAAAGCAGAACAAATTCAAAAGAAGCTTTCCAATAAGAAAGCTATTCTGAAATCGCTGGACCGCAAGCAAAAGTCGGAACCGCAGCCGCTTCCTTATGACCTGACAGAACTGCAGCGTGACGCCAATAAGCGTTTCGGCTTCTCGGCAAAGAAAACATCCAATGTCCTGCAGGGATTGTATGAACAGCATAAGCTTGTCACCTATCCGCGTACGGACTCGCGGTATTTGACGACCGATATGGAAGCAACGATGGCGGACCGCCTACAGGGAATCATGTCAGGCTACCGTGATGAAGCAAAGCCTGCGCTTGCCCAGAAAGGCAAAGTCCAGGCCCGCCGCGTATTCAATAATGAAAAAGTCACTGACCACCACGCGATCATCCCGACAGAAGAGCGGCTTCACCTTGCCGATTTATCACCAGATGAACGGAAGCTGTACGATTTAATCGTCCGCCGGTTCCTGGCTTTATTTTACCCGGCATATCAGTACGAAGTGATTCATGCTAACTTCGATGTCGAAGGAGAATCACTGTCAGCACGGGAAACAAATATCCTTGAGCTTGGTTTTAAAAAGGTTCTCGGAAAAGACGATGATGACGCAGGCACACAATCTTTGGGCCACCTTGAAAAAGGCAAAAGCTACTCAGTTGGCCAGATTACAATGAATAAAAAAATGACCGAGCCTCCGCTTCGTTTGTCTGAATCGGATATCCTGGCAAAAATGGAGAAATTCGGGCTCGGCACTCCGGCAACGCGTGCGGAAATCATTGAGCGCATCATATCGTCGGAGGTCGTGGAACGGCAGAATGGCCGCCTGTACCCGACGAAAAAGGGCAAGCAGCTCATCGACCTGGTTAATGATGAACTGACTTCCCCAGAGCTGACTGCAAAATGGGAAAAAGAGCTAGAAGAAATCGCACGCGGCAAAGGGGATCCGAAAGCTTTCAAGAAACGGATCCGTGAACAGACGGCCCGCCTTGTATCCGAAATCAAGACGAGCGACAAAACCTACCGCGCCCATAACCTGACAGGCTCAAAATGCCCTGAATGCGGTGAGTTCATGAAAGAACGCAAAACAAAGGAAGGGCGCATCCTCGTCTGCTCCAGCCCTGAGTGCAGCTTCCGCAAGCATAAGGATCCAAAGCTTTCGCACAGACGCTGCCCTCAATGCCATAAGCGAATGGAAATCCACAACGGTAAAGCTGGCGCCTACTTCCAGTGTCGCCGCTGCAATGTCGTTGAAAAGGCCGAAGATAAGAAGAAAAAAGGCGTTTCCAAACGTGAGGAGCGCAAGCTGAAGGAAAAATACTCGCCATCTCAGGAGAACTTCGGCACAAGCCTTGGAGACTTGCTGAAAGCTGCGATGGAAGATAAAGATTAG
- the cydB gene encoding cytochrome d ubiquinol oxidase subunit II, giving the protein MSHDTLAIIWFGLWGLIWTVYFILDGYTLGTGMLFPFIAKNRQERNQLQEAVGPFWGGNEVWLITAGGATFAAFPAVYADMFSFLYTPLFLVLIALFIRAIGLEFMHKDDNPLWQAACKWGFFTGSFLIAFLFGVTFANLYRGLLIGANGYEGNLFSLLNGYGILGGLLFVSLFLLSGSLWIQLKTAGQTAVRAYRLSRILAGVAPAMLSLFFLATVNRTPLLDNYSQQPVLWVVPVIALAAMLAAVYFIFKKKIGYAFTAVCVTIFTKMAFGFVGMFPNMLPSKIDNAYSVTLFDAAGSKLNLTIMFVVAVIFVPIIIAYQSWSYTLFKDKILKESAKGYQ; this is encoded by the coding sequence ATGTCTCATGATACACTGGCAATCATTTGGTTCGGTTTGTGGGGATTGATTTGGACGGTTTATTTTATCCTCGATGGTTACACGCTTGGTACTGGGATGCTGTTCCCGTTCATTGCTAAAAACCGCCAGGAGCGTAACCAGCTCCAGGAGGCTGTCGGACCGTTCTGGGGCGGGAATGAGGTCTGGCTGATAACAGCTGGAGGAGCGACATTTGCGGCCTTCCCGGCTGTCTATGCGGACATGTTCAGCTTTTTGTATACGCCATTGTTCCTGGTGCTGATTGCTTTGTTCATTCGGGCAATCGGACTTGAATTCATGCATAAGGACGACAACCCGCTATGGCAGGCAGCGTGCAAATGGGGCTTCTTCACCGGAAGCTTTTTGATCGCTTTCTTATTCGGCGTCACCTTTGCCAACCTGTACCGTGGTTTATTGATCGGCGCAAATGGTTATGAAGGGAATTTGTTCAGCCTGTTGAACGGTTACGGCATTTTGGGAGGACTGTTGTTTGTCTCCTTGTTCCTTCTATCTGGATCTCTATGGATACAGCTTAAGACAGCAGGACAAACTGCGGTCCGGGCTTACAGATTATCCCGGATTTTGGCTGGTGTGGCTCCAGCGATGCTGTCACTTTTCTTTCTGGCAACAGTGAACAGGACGCCCTTGCTGGATAATTACTCGCAGCAACCGGTCCTCTGGGTTGTGCCGGTAATCGCACTGGCTGCGATGCTCGCGGCAGTCTACTTTATTTTTAAAAAGAAAATCGGCTATGCTTTTACCGCTGTCTGCGTGACGATTTTTACCAAAATGGCCTTCGGCTTCGTCGGGATGTTCCCGAACATGCTGCCATCGAAGATAGACAATGCCTACAGCGTGACACTTTTTGATGCTGCAGGCAGCAAGCTCAACTTGACTATCATGTTCGTCGTTGCAGTCATTTTCGTGCCAATTATCATTGCTTACCAGTCATGGAGCTACACACTTTTCAAGGATAAAATCTTAAAGGAAAGTGCAAAAGGATATCAATAA